A DNA window from Christiangramia salexigens contains the following coding sequences:
- a CDS encoding DUF2256 domain-containing protein, which yields MAKKDLPEKICPVCERPFNWRKKWARNWDNVKYCSKRCRKKGI from the coding sequence ATCGCGAAAAAAGATCTACCCGAAAAAATATGCCCTGTTTGCGAAAGACCATTCAATTGGCGTAAGAAATGGGCCAGGAACTGGGATAATGTGAAATATTGTAGCAAGAGATGCAGGAAGAAAGGCATATAA
- a CDS encoding flavin reductase family protein, with product MKHITSQDIQEMKKVYRLNLINSCTGYKSANLIATRSKAGIPNVAVFSSITHIGSEPAMLGFVTRPLTVARNTYKNIKETSYFTVNHIHEEMIQKAHQTAAKYDEEISEFEKTGLEEEYLNDFQAPYVKQSEIKLGCKFLNEYEIKENDTLLIVAAIEHIYFDEGIQMPDGWLRLDDAGTVAVNGLDGYSLPSLLDRFHYARPGQEVRSFFSQKSN from the coding sequence ATGAAACATATTACTTCCCAGGATATACAGGAAATGAAAAAGGTTTACCGGCTCAACCTTATAAATAGCTGCACCGGTTATAAATCTGCAAATTTAATTGCAACCCGTTCCAAAGCGGGGATACCAAATGTTGCCGTGTTTAGTTCAATAACACATATAGGGAGCGAGCCCGCAATGTTAGGTTTCGTGACCCGGCCATTAACTGTCGCCCGAAACACATATAAAAATATTAAAGAAACTTCATATTTCACAGTTAATCATATCCATGAAGAAATGATTCAGAAAGCTCATCAAACAGCTGCCAAATATGATGAGGAGATCTCAGAATTCGAAAAAACAGGACTTGAAGAAGAATACCTTAATGACTTTCAGGCTCCGTATGTAAAACAATCTGAAATAAAACTTGGCTGCAAATTCCTTAACGAGTATGAGATCAAAGAAAACGACACGTTGCTTATAGTTGCAGCAATAGAGCATATCTATTTTGATGAAGGAATTCAGATGCCTGATGGATGGCTTCGATTGGACGATGCCGGAACTGTAGCAGTTAATGGACTGGATGGATATTCTCTCCCCTCACTTTTGGACAGATTTCACTACGCAAGACCAGGGCAAGAAGTGCGGTCTTTCTTTAGCCAGAAAAGCAATTGA
- a CDS encoding FAD-dependent oxidoreductase, translating into MQIEKSVAIVGSGLVGSLLAIYLRKQGHKVTVFDRRPDVRQVEFSGRSINLAMSNRGWKALREAGIEDEIRKLALPLDKRAMHVEGQPIYYQKYGDDGEAIYSISRGVLNRKMIDLAEAAGTEFRFEEKVWDVDMPNARLYTGESEKSKWKEYQFDLIFGADGAFSRIRHKMQRQSRFNYSQHFIDVGYKELSIPANADGSHKLDRGSFHIWPRGEFMLIAMPNLDGSFTCTLFMPFEGETSFETIKTEKDADLFFETHFSDIKDEISNLKRDFFRNPTSAMVTIKCFPWSYYDKITLVGDSAHAIVPFYGQGMNAGFEDISLLNHKMNLHGDDWEKVFEEYQTERKPNADAIAELSYRNFIEMSSKTADPVFLLRKKIEKKFSEKHPELWTPLYSRVTFSSKTYAEALEIGDYQRGIMDEVMNTPGIEEKWDSEEIENKILSLIKK; encoded by the coding sequence ATGCAAATAGAAAAAAGTGTAGCAATAGTAGGATCCGGTTTGGTTGGGTCTTTACTCGCTATTTATTTAAGAAAGCAAGGGCATAAGGTTACTGTTTTTGATAGAAGACCAGACGTAAGGCAGGTTGAGTTTTCCGGAAGGTCTATAAATCTTGCTATGTCTAATAGAGGATGGAAGGCTTTGCGTGAGGCTGGAATTGAGGATGAAATCAGAAAATTAGCCTTGCCACTGGATAAAAGAGCTATGCATGTGGAAGGTCAGCCCATCTACTATCAAAAGTATGGCGATGACGGAGAGGCTATATATTCTATTTCCAGAGGAGTCCTGAATAGAAAAATGATAGACCTGGCTGAAGCAGCCGGAACCGAATTTCGATTTGAGGAAAAGGTTTGGGATGTGGATATGCCTAATGCCAGACTTTATACCGGTGAATCTGAAAAAAGTAAGTGGAAAGAATATCAGTTCGATCTTATTTTTGGAGCCGATGGAGCTTTTTCAAGAATAAGGCACAAAATGCAGAGGCAGAGTAGGTTCAATTATTCTCAGCATTTTATAGATGTGGGTTATAAAGAGTTAAGCATTCCGGCCAATGCCGATGGTTCACATAAATTGGACAGAGGTTCATTTCATATCTGGCCAAGAGGTGAATTTATGCTTATTGCAATGCCTAACCTGGACGGGAGCTTTACCTGTACATTATTTATGCCTTTTGAAGGAGAAACTTCTTTTGAGACCATTAAAACAGAAAAAGATGCAGATCTGTTCTTTGAAACTCATTTTTCTGATATAAAGGATGAGATCTCTAATTTGAAACGAGACTTTTTCAGAAATCCAACCAGTGCCATGGTGACGATTAAATGTTTTCCATGGTCCTATTATGATAAGATTACTCTTGTAGGGGATTCGGCGCATGCCATAGTGCCATTTTACGGGCAGGGAATGAATGCAGGTTTTGAAGATATTTCTCTGTTAAATCATAAGATGAACTTGCACGGTGATGACTGGGAGAAAGTTTTTGAGGAATATCAAACAGAAAGGAAACCAAATGCAGATGCGATCGCAGAGCTTAGCTATCGCAATTTTATCGAAATGAGTAGTAAAACTGCAGATCCAGTCTTTTTACTAAGAAAGAAGATCGAAAAAAAGTTTTCTGAGAAGCATCCAGAACTATGGACACCTTTATACAGCAGAGTTACATTTTCCTCTAAGACCTATGCTGAAGCATTGGAAATAGGAGATTATCAAAGAGGTATTATGGATGAGGTAATGAACACTCCCGGGATAGAAGAGAAGTGGGATTCTGAAGAAATTGAAAATAAAATCTTAAGTCTGATCAAAAAATAA
- the msrA gene encoding peptide-methionine (S)-S-oxide reductase MsrA — protein sequence MKLLLINFISLVILACGDQPKNSSATTQEIANAEPVEVPTQDGMKRAYFASGCFWCVEAIYESVKGVEEVISGYSGGHTKNPTYESSNTGKTGHAEAVEVIYDPETVSFQTLVEVYFGSQNPTQVNGQGPDLGSQYRSIIFYQNEEQKKIIEEVKTEVGKDYKKPLAAEVLPFQKFWVAEDYHQNYEKNNPGNPYIQKVSIPRLKRFQEKFPDILKEGSH from the coding sequence ATGAAATTGCTACTTATTAATTTTATAAGCTTGGTGATACTCGCCTGTGGAGACCAACCCAAAAACTCTAGCGCTACAACTCAAGAAATCGCAAATGCTGAACCCGTGGAAGTCCCAACTCAGGATGGAATGAAAAGAGCCTACTTTGCCAGCGGATGTTTTTGGTGCGTAGAAGCCATTTATGAAAGCGTAAAAGGTGTTGAAGAAGTCATATCGGGATATTCTGGAGGGCATACTAAAAACCCAACATATGAATCCAGCAATACAGGAAAAACTGGCCATGCCGAAGCCGTAGAAGTTATTTATGATCCCGAAACAGTAAGTTTCCAAACTCTGGTTGAAGTTTATTTCGGTTCTCAAAATCCAACACAAGTGAACGGGCAAGGTCCTGATCTGGGCTCACAGTATCGCTCTATAATTTTTTATCAGAATGAAGAACAAAAGAAAATAATTGAGGAAGTAAAAACAGAAGTCGGAAAAGATTATAAAAAGCCACTTGCCGCTGAAGTTTTACCCTTTCAGAAATTCTGGGTAGCCGAAGATTATCACCAGAATTACGAAAAGAACAATCCGGGAAACCCATATATTCAAAAAGTATCAATACCGCGTTTAAAGCGCTTTCAGGAAAAATTCCCTGATATTCTTAAAGAAGGATCTCACTAA
- a CDS encoding zinc ribbon domain-containing protein — MAKKNDVTVEEKLRSLYDLQLVDSRIDEIRNVRGELPLEVEDLEDEVAGLNRRLEKLDADIEVIDNDIKNKKNQIEESKSTIKKYSEQQKNVRNNREFNALSKEIEFQELEIELSEKHINEYKAKIEQKKEVIAQTKEKLSEREEHLKHKKSELDEILKETEKEEQALIDKSKEYEKNIEDRLISAYKRIRSNVKNGLAVVPVERGASGGSFFTIPPQVIMEIAGRKKIITDEHSGRILVDEELAKEEQEKMAGMFKKF; from the coding sequence ATGGCGAAAAAAAACGATGTTACTGTAGAAGAGAAGTTAAGATCTCTGTACGATCTTCAGTTGGTAGATTCGAGAATTGATGAAATTAGAAACGTACGTGGTGAACTTCCCCTTGAAGTTGAAGATCTGGAGGATGAGGTAGCAGGTTTAAACAGACGCTTGGAAAAACTGGATGCGGACATAGAAGTCATTGATAATGACATCAAGAACAAGAAAAACCAGATTGAAGAGTCTAAATCAACGATCAAAAAGTATTCTGAGCAACAGAAGAACGTTCGTAATAATAGAGAATTTAATGCTCTTAGTAAAGAGATAGAATTCCAGGAATTGGAAATCGAACTTTCTGAAAAGCACATTAACGAGTACAAAGCAAAGATCGAGCAGAAAAAAGAAGTGATCGCGCAAACAAAGGAAAAACTTTCTGAGCGTGAGGAGCATCTTAAGCATAAAAAGAGCGAACTGGATGAGATCCTTAAGGAAACTGAGAAGGAAGAACAGGCGCTTATAGACAAGTCTAAGGAATACGAGAAGAACATCGAAGACAGACTTATATCTGCTTATAAAAGAATTAGAAGCAATGTTAAGAATGGACTTGCAGTAGTACCTGTTGAAAGAGGTGCTTCGGGTGGTTCATTTTTCACGATCCCGCCTCAGGTGATCATGGAAATTGCCGGAAGAAAAAAGATCATTACAGATGAGCATAGTGGACGTATCCTTGTAGACGAGGAGCTGGCTAAGGAAGAGCAAGAAAAAATGGCCGGTATGTTCAAAAAGTTCTAA
- a CDS encoding Nif3-like dinuclear metal center hexameric protein, with the protein MIVQEVIDLIEDFAPLNYAEDFDNVGLLVGDKNTEVTSALITLDTLEKTVEEAIKKDCNLIISFHPIIFGGLKKLTGRNYVERIVMKAIKNDIAIYGIHTALDNQFKGVNDMISEKLGLQNRKILIPRRNSIKKLTTFVPVQNADHVREALFAKGAGSIGNYDYCSFNLTGKGSFKPNEDANPVIGEKGKIHFEEETQIGVTYPAHLESGILKALFDSHPYEEVAYEIHKLDNKNQHLGMGMIGELESEKNEKEFLEEVKQVFNCGGIRHSAFLGKPIKKVAVLGGSGAFAIDKAKAAGADIYITADLKYHDYYKAEEKLVLADIGHYESEQFTKNLLYSFLSKKISSFALILADTNTNPINYL; encoded by the coding sequence ATGATCGTACAAGAAGTAATTGATCTTATAGAAGACTTTGCACCACTTAATTATGCTGAAGATTTCGATAATGTAGGCCTATTAGTTGGCGACAAGAACACAGAGGTTACTTCTGCGCTGATAACATTAGATACGCTTGAGAAAACAGTTGAAGAAGCAATCAAAAAAGATTGTAATCTCATTATCAGTTTTCATCCCATCATTTTTGGTGGATTAAAAAAACTAACGGGAAGAAACTATGTAGAGAGAATAGTGATGAAAGCGATAAAAAATGATATTGCGATTTATGGTATTCATACAGCCCTGGACAACCAGTTTAAAGGAGTGAATGATATGATCTCTGAAAAATTAGGATTGCAAAACCGAAAAATCCTGATTCCCCGTAGAAACTCGATAAAAAAACTGACCACTTTCGTACCAGTTCAAAATGCCGACCATGTAAGAGAAGCTTTATTTGCAAAAGGTGCCGGAAGCATTGGAAATTATGATTACTGCAGTTTTAATTTAACCGGGAAAGGCAGTTTTAAGCCTAACGAGGATGCTAATCCGGTAATTGGAGAAAAAGGAAAAATTCATTTCGAGGAGGAAACTCAAATTGGGGTAACATATCCGGCACATCTTGAAAGCGGAATACTAAAGGCTTTATTTGATTCTCATCCTTATGAAGAGGTAGCCTACGAAATCCACAAACTTGATAATAAGAATCAGCATCTCGGCATGGGGATGATCGGAGAATTAGAGTCTGAAAAAAATGAGAAAGAATTTTTAGAGGAAGTAAAACAGGTCTTTAATTGCGGAGGAATTAGACATTCTGCATTCCTTGGTAAACCAATTAAAAAAGTTGCAGTACTGGGTGGAAGTGGCGCCTTTGCCATAGATAAAGCAAAAGCTGCAGGTGCCGATATTTATATTACAGCGGATCTTAAATATCACGATTACTATAAAGCCGAGGAAAAGCTGGTATTGGCAGATATTGGACACTACGAAAGTGAACAGTTTACAAAAAATTTACTATATTCTTTTCTTAGCAAAAAAATTAGTAGTTTTGCACTTATTTTAGCAGATACAAATACCAATCCAATCAACTATTTATAA
- the lpxK gene encoding tetraacyldisaccharide 4'-kinase: MPNPRKLLYPFSVLYHAVTGIRNELYDHNFLKSASFSVPVICVGNLSVGGTGKSPMTEYLIKYLRTTLKVAVLSRGYKRKTKGFKLVQESDDATMVGDEPLQFKNKFPDALVAVDANRKEGIAKLMSQSPGVVLLDDAFQHRKVKADLNIVLTPFNDLYVDDLLLPAGNLRESSSGASRADIIIVTKCPLDLSEKRMNDIAGRLKATKDQEVYFTGIRYSEKIISGNNNVPLNTVDNSTYTLVTGIANPEPLIDYLNSLNIELKHFEFPDHHSFSEKEIEKLAAEKNILTTEKDYMRLRLRLDPPRLYYLPIEIQFLNKEKDFKDKITSYVK; encoded by the coding sequence ATGCCGAATCCCAGAAAATTGCTTTATCCATTTTCAGTATTATACCATGCGGTCACAGGGATTCGAAATGAATTATATGATCATAATTTCTTGAAGTCGGCAAGCTTTTCAGTTCCTGTTATATGTGTTGGAAATCTCAGTGTAGGAGGTACAGGTAAGTCGCCTATGACCGAATATTTAATAAAGTATTTAAGGACTACTCTTAAGGTCGCAGTTCTAAGTCGGGGCTATAAACGAAAAACTAAGGGATTTAAGTTGGTTCAAGAGAGTGATGATGCAACTATGGTAGGGGATGAGCCCCTGCAATTCAAAAATAAATTTCCAGATGCACTGGTAGCGGTGGATGCTAATCGTAAGGAAGGAATTGCAAAACTTATGTCTCAATCGCCCGGCGTTGTTTTACTGGATGATGCTTTCCAGCACAGAAAGGTTAAAGCTGACCTCAATATTGTTTTAACCCCATTTAATGACCTTTATGTAGATGATCTCTTGTTGCCCGCCGGTAATTTGAGGGAGTCTTCTTCCGGAGCGAGTAGGGCAGATATAATTATCGTTACCAAATGTCCACTCGATCTTTCTGAAAAGAGAATGAATGATATCGCCGGCAGATTGAAAGCAACTAAAGATCAGGAAGTTTATTTTACCGGGATTAGATATTCCGAAAAGATAATATCTGGTAATAATAATGTACCATTGAACACAGTCGATAATTCTACCTATACACTTGTTACAGGAATTGCTAATCCTGAACCACTTATAGACTATTTAAATTCATTGAATATTGAATTAAAACATTTTGAATTTCCTGACCATCATAGTTTTTCCGAAAAGGAAATTGAAAAACTAGCTGCAGAAAAAAATATCCTGACCACAGAAAAGGATTATATGAGACTTAGATTAAGGCTGGATCCCCCCCGTCTTTATTACCTGCCTATAGAAATTCAATTTTTAAATAAGGAGAAAGATTTTAAAGATAAGATCACGAGTTACGTCAAATAA
- a CDS encoding hybrid sensor histidine kinase/response regulator → MKNLKLTFLLLCCFITYGFQEPVIDEVQPKPEEIRKLLAVAENSINMMEFDKAQEQLNKSIELSRRIGHKRYMALASSILARMYQVRHEYDKGITQLERSISIQRELEDESGLAYSYILYGKLLNSKGQLTRAIDYLELAQKYYEKEDNKEQLGIVALNKAIVYLSRENTRNLGKSELSNAEIYLKDSENLYELARLHYYSARLNIIEGNFKAAESYAKGSLNIAEQGGYTAMAMYSYGLLSQIAESRNNSALALDYLKKMNDVREAVFDRNKEALANEVNAKVGVDALKTTVDELTLQNAEQERTLKVNKLTTILSVALITILSLLTLSLYKNNNLRARANELLQKKNTELTLAKENAEKASMAKAQFLSTITHELRTPLYAVTGLTHLLLDESPTESQKEHLNSLKFSGEYLLSLINNILDLNKLEANKVEIVESTFNLEQRMSDVLVALKNSADERKTKLHFEFDENIPKKLVGDPLKISQILINLIGNSIKFTEDGDIWIKVRKTKSKDKNIYLSFEIEDNGEGITKEKQKAIFENFTQGSTQINRKFGGTGLGLSIVKNLLSLLNSEIHLDSDLGKGSKFSFELKFQVPDSALAEPAPTQKIDESKITNDIMVNKRILVVEDNKINQMITRKILEKNKVICDVADNGSIAIEKIKNNDFDLILMDIHMPGISGIEATIEIRKFNSDIPIIALTAVTLDDNLDQFYLNGFNDIIPKPYKTEEFFHKINKYLAARETAV, encoded by the coding sequence ATGAAGAACTTAAAGCTCACTTTCCTACTTTTATGTTGCTTTATAACCTATGGTTTTCAAGAGCCTGTCATTGATGAAGTTCAGCCTAAACCGGAAGAGATAAGAAAACTGCTTGCTGTAGCAGAAAATTCTATCAATATGATGGAATTTGATAAAGCTCAGGAACAGTTAAATAAATCTATCGAATTATCCCGGCGAATTGGACATAAGAGATACATGGCCCTTGCCAGTAGTATTCTTGCAAGAATGTATCAGGTAAGGCATGAATACGACAAAGGGATCACACAATTAGAAAGGTCAATATCCATACAAAGGGAACTTGAAGATGAATCGGGTTTAGCCTATTCATATATTCTGTATGGAAAACTTCTTAATTCAAAAGGACAGTTAACCCGTGCTATAGACTATCTCGAGCTAGCCCAGAAGTATTACGAAAAAGAAGATAATAAAGAGCAGTTAGGAATCGTAGCTCTTAATAAGGCAATCGTTTATCTTTCTAGGGAAAACACCAGAAATCTTGGAAAATCTGAACTGAGCAATGCTGAGATCTACCTTAAGGACAGTGAAAATCTCTACGAGCTTGCTAGATTACATTATTACTCCGCTCGTTTAAATATCATTGAAGGTAATTTTAAAGCAGCTGAGAGTTACGCAAAGGGTTCTCTCAATATTGCAGAGCAAGGGGGGTATACTGCTATGGCTATGTATTCCTACGGACTACTTAGTCAAATAGCAGAGTCAAGAAATAATTCCGCTTTGGCACTGGATTATCTCAAAAAGATGAACGACGTGAGGGAAGCGGTATTCGACCGGAATAAAGAAGCTCTTGCCAACGAAGTCAACGCTAAAGTAGGTGTGGATGCCCTAAAAACCACTGTAGACGAATTAACCCTCCAAAATGCAGAGCAGGAAAGAACTTTAAAAGTTAATAAACTTACTACAATTTTAAGTGTGGCATTAATCACCATTCTCTCCCTACTAACACTATCTCTTTACAAGAACAATAATCTAAGGGCAAGAGCTAATGAACTGCTACAGAAGAAAAACACCGAGCTAACGCTTGCCAAGGAAAATGCAGAAAAAGCATCCATGGCCAAGGCTCAATTCCTTTCAACAATAACACACGAATTACGAACACCTCTATACGCGGTAACCGGACTCACCCATTTATTACTTGATGAAAGTCCTACCGAAAGCCAAAAGGAACATCTAAATTCATTGAAATTTTCAGGGGAATATTTGCTCTCATTGATCAATAACATTCTGGATCTTAATAAACTTGAAGCCAATAAGGTTGAGATAGTTGAATCAACTTTCAATCTGGAACAGAGAATGTCTGATGTTCTGGTGGCGTTAAAGAATTCTGCAGATGAGAGAAAAACCAAACTACACTTCGAGTTCGATGAAAATATCCCGAAAAAACTCGTTGGAGATCCATTAAAGATATCCCAGATCCTGATAAATCTAATCGGAAACTCAATAAAATTCACCGAAGATGGAGATATCTGGATAAAGGTTAGAAAAACCAAGAGCAAGGATAAGAATATATATTTATCCTTTGAAATTGAGGATAACGGTGAAGGTATCACCAAAGAAAAGCAAAAGGCTATTTTCGAGAATTTCACTCAGGGCTCAACCCAAATAAACCGAAAATTTGGAGGAACAGGACTTGGATTGTCTATTGTAAAGAACCTTCTAAGTTTACTTAACAGTGAAATTCATTTGGATAGCGATCTTGGAAAAGGATCTAAATTCTCTTTTGAATTGAAATTCCAGGTTCCGGATAGCGCACTTGCAGAACCTGCTCCGACGCAAAAAATAGATGAGAGCAAGATCACCAACGATATTATGGTGAATAAACGCATACTTGTGGTTGAAGATAATAAGATCAACCAAATGATCACCCGTAAGATCCTCGAGAAAAACAAGGTGATCTGTGATGTTGCAGATAATGGTAGCATCGCTATAGAAAAGATTAAAAACAATGATTTTGATCTTATTCTAATGGATATACATATGCCGGGAATAAGCGGAATCGAGGCTACAATTGAAATAAGAAAATTTAATTCTGATATTCCAATTATCGCACTTACCGCAGTAACCCTGGATGATAACCTGGATCAATTCTATCTGAATGGCTTTAATGATATTATCCCTAAACCATACAAAACTGAAGAGTTCTTCCATAAGATTAACAAATACTTAGCAGCCAGAGAAACAGCCGTTTAA
- the gap gene encoding type I glyceraldehyde-3-phosphate dehydrogenase, producing the protein MSANINIAINGFGRIGRNLFRILVNHPNIRVVAINDIHDARSLSHLLKYDSIHGTLKKDISFNESGIIVDDVKIPLYNFKDPAVIPWDKHQVDYVVEATGQFKTEASLQPHLKPGVKKVILSVPPQDDKIKMVVLGVNEHILDGSERIISNASCTTNNAAPMLKVIDDHLKVSQAYITTVHSYTSDQSLHDKPHKDLRRSRAAAQSIIPTTTGAAKALTSIFPNLSEVIGGCGIRVPVPNGSLTDMTLNVEKDTNIAEVNQLFKEAANNSFNGIIQYTEDPIVSIDIVDSPYSCIFDAQMTSVIGGKLVKLIGWYDNEIGYSSRLIDLISLINDN; encoded by the coding sequence ATGTCTGCAAATATTAATATTGCCATTAATGGCTTTGGCAGAATAGGAAGAAATCTTTTCCGAATTTTAGTGAACCATCCCAACATCAGGGTTGTTGCCATTAATGACATTCACGATGCAAGAAGTCTTTCACATCTTTTAAAATACGACAGCATACATGGTACCCTGAAAAAAGATATTTCTTTTAATGAGTCCGGTATCATCGTAGATGACGTAAAAATTCCATTATATAACTTTAAGGATCCGGCTGTAATTCCCTGGGATAAGCATCAGGTAGATTATGTTGTGGAGGCAACAGGACAGTTTAAGACTGAAGCCAGTTTGCAACCGCATTTGAAGCCAGGTGTTAAAAAAGTAATATTATCTGTCCCACCACAGGACGATAAGATAAAAATGGTTGTTTTGGGTGTCAATGAGCATATCCTGGATGGATCTGAAAGGATCATCTCTAATGCTTCATGTACAACTAATAATGCCGCTCCAATGCTTAAGGTGATAGATGATCATCTTAAGGTTTCACAAGCTTATATTACCACAGTACACTCTTATACATCCGATCAAAGCCTGCATGATAAACCGCACAAAGACTTAAGAAGAAGCAGAGCGGCAGCGCAATCCATTATTCCTACAACTACAGGAGCCGCGAAAGCACTTACCAGCATATTTCCTAATTTAAGTGAAGTAATTGGGGGATGCGGAATTAGAGTTCCTGTTCCTAACGGATCGCTTACAGATATGACCTTAAATGTAGAAAAGGATACCAATATTGCCGAAGTGAACCAATTATTTAAAGAAGCTGCAAATAATTCTTTTAATGGCATAATTCAATACACCGAAGACCCAATTGTCTCTATAGATATTGTAGACAGTCCTTATAGCTGTATTTTCGACGCACAGATGACCTCAGTGATTGGCGGCAAACTTGTTAAATTAATTGGCTGGTACGATAATGAAATTGGTTATTCTAGTCGTCTTATCGATTTAATTTCACTCATTAACGATAATTAG
- the lipA gene encoding lipoyl synthase: protein MNTDVAPVKNKTERKSKPKWLRVKLPTGKKYTELRSLVDKYDLHTICTSGSCPNMGECWSEGTATFMILGNVCTRSCGFCGVKTGRPETVDWDEPEKVARSIRIMKIKHAVVTSVDRDDLKDMGSIIWAETVKAIRRMNPDTTLETLIPDFQGNERNIDRIIEVMPEVVSHNMETVRRLTREVRIQAKYDRSLAVLKYLKDNGIKRTKSGIMLGLGEQEEEVIQTLKDLREAGVDVVTIGQYLQPSKKHLPVKQFITPDQFKKYETIGLELGFRHVESSALVRSSYKAQKHIN, encoded by the coding sequence ATGAATACAGACGTTGCTCCAGTAAAAAATAAAACTGAAAGAAAGTCCAAACCAAAATGGCTTCGTGTAAAACTTCCTACCGGAAAAAAATACACAGAATTAAGAAGCCTGGTTGACAAATACGACCTACATACCATCTGTACTTCAGGAAGTTGCCCAAATATGGGTGAATGCTGGAGCGAAGGTACTGCTACTTTCATGATCCTTGGTAACGTGTGTACTCGTTCTTGTGGTTTTTGCGGTGTTAAGACCGGAAGACCAGAAACTGTAGACTGGGATGAACCCGAAAAGGTTGCCAGATCTATAAGAATCATGAAGATCAAGCATGCGGTTGTAACAAGCGTGGATCGTGACGATCTTAAGGATATGGGATCTATTATCTGGGCAGAAACCGTTAAGGCGATCCGCCGTATGAATCCTGATACCACTTTGGAAACTCTTATTCCAGATTTTCAGGGGAACGAACGAAATATAGACCGTATCATTGAGGTAATGCCTGAGGTTGTTTCCCATAACATGGAAACCGTTAGAAGGCTTACCAGAGAAGTAAGAATACAGGCAAAGTATGACAGAAGTCTTGCTGTTCTAAAATATCTTAAGGATAATGGGATTAAAAGAACAAAATCCGGGATTATGTTAGGTCTTGGCGAACAGGAGGAAGAGGTTATTCAGACTTTAAAAGACCTGAGAGAAGCGGGTGTAGATGTTGTAACCATTGGGCAATACCTTCAGCCGAGTAAAAAACACCTTCCTGTAAAACAATTCATCACTCCAGATCAATTCAAAAAATACGAAACGATTGGATTAGAATTAGGTTTTCGTCATGTAGAAAGCAGTGCCCTGGTAAGATCTTCTTATAAAGCACAGAAACATATCAACTAG
- a CDS encoding RNA polymerase sigma factor yields MEINPEQLLQKIREAKKGSQSAFNYLLDSFWNDVYGFQFKKTRNEYESEDITIQTFSKAFNRIETFDENYSFSTWLIAISKNIHVDQIRKKNASIRSRTSMQNEERVYEIADETPSIEDKLIKEQNLEQLLADIKELKPHYQEVINLRFFQEKSYKEIAKILDEPMNNIKVKLLRAKKLLAEVIESRNS; encoded by the coding sequence TTGGAAATAAATCCCGAGCAACTTTTACAAAAAATAAGGGAAGCCAAAAAAGGCAGTCAGTCTGCTTTCAATTATTTACTTGACAGTTTTTGGAATGACGTTTATGGTTTTCAATTTAAAAAGACCAGAAACGAGTATGAATCTGAAGATATTACGATTCAAACCTTTTCCAAAGCTTTTAACAGGATCGAAACCTTTGATGAAAATTATTCGTTTAGCACCTGGCTCATTGCGATTTCAAAAAATATCCATGTAGATCAGATCCGAAAAAAAAATGCCTCCATTAGATCCCGAACAAGCATGCAGAATGAAGAGCGGGTGTATGAGATCGCCGATGAAACTCCCAGTATTGAAGACAAGCTTATTAAAGAACAAAATCTGGAACAGCTACTTGCAGATATCAAAGAATTAAAGCCTCATTACCAGGAAGTGATCAATCTTAGATTCTTTCAGGAAAAGTCTTATAAAGAAATTGCAAAAATTCTTGATGAACCCATGAACAATATCAAGGTTAAATTGCTGAGAGCTAAGAAGTTGCTTGCAGAGGTCATAGAATCTAGAAATTCTTAA